One Vicugna pacos unplaced genomic scaffold, VicPac4 scaffold_19, whole genome shotgun sequence genomic region harbors:
- the LOC140693501 gene encoding uncharacterized protein, with translation MPPQPLQPAPQPPPPRPHQPEQPPQPVTPPMPPQPLQPAPQPLPPPPPAQAPQPAPQPPPPRTPQPAPQPPNLQPPHPAPQAPPLQPVPAPMPPQQARPPPPSQPLQPAPQPLPPPPPAQPPQLAPQPPPLQPGPPPMPPQPPQPALQPPPPRPPQPEQPPQQVTPPMPPQPLQPAPQPLPPPPPAQPPQPAPQPPPPRTPQPAPQPPNLQPPHPAPQPPPLQPVPAPMPPQQARPPTPFQPLQPASQPPPAQPPQPAPQPPTPQPPQPEQPPQPVTPAMPPQPLQPAPQPPPPRPLQTAPQPLPAPPPAQHPQLTPKPLPLQPVPAPMPPQQARPPTPSQPLQPASQPQPPSTPSQPPQPAPQPPPLQPLQPALQLPPPQPLQPAPQPPPPRPPQPEQPPQPVRPPMPPQPLQPAPPPTPSQPFQPAPQPLPPPPPAQPPQLAPQPPPLQPGPPPMPPQQARPPTPFQPLQPASQPPPAQPPQPAPQPPTPQPPQPEQPPQPVTPAMPPQPLQPAPQPPPPRPLQTAPQPLPAPPPAQHPQLTPKPLPLQPVPAPMPPQQARPPMPPQPLQPAPQPLPPPPPAQPPQPAPQPPNLQPPHQAPQPPPLQPGPPPMPPQPPQPALQPPPPRPPQPEQPPQQVTPPMPPQPLQPAPQPPPPRPHQPEQPPQPVTPPMPPQPLQPAPQPLPPPPPAQAPQPAPQPPPPRTPQPAPQPPNLQPPHPAPQAPPLQPVPAPMPPQQPRPPPPSQPLQPAPQPLPPPPPAQPPQLAPQPPPLQPGPPPMPPQPPQPALQPPPPRPPQPEQPPQQVTPPMPPQPLQPAPQPLPPPPPAQPPQPAPQPPNLQPPHQAPQPPPLQPVPAADAASAPSAGTEAAAASAPSAGIAASTATAARPAPSAGTAAAAASDPSACTAAAEPPAPSPGTAAATASAGTGADAASAGTAADAVSAPSAGIAAAARPAPSAGTAAAAASAPSDGTAASTGTAARPAPSADTEAAAASAGTGADAASAGTAADAVSAPSAGIAASTAIDALPAPSAGTATAAASTPSAGTAAAAASAPSAGTAAAAASAPSAGTAASAGKAADAASAPSAGTAADAVSALSAGTAASTATAARPAPSAGTAAAAASAGTAADAASAGTAADAVSAPSAGIAAAARPAPSAGTAAADPPAPSAGTAASAGNAGDAASAPSAGTAAAAASAPSDGTAASTGTAARPAPSADTEAAAASAGTGADAASAGTAADAVSAPSAGIAASTAIDALPAPSAGTATAAASTPSAGTAAAAASAPSAGTAAAAASAPSAGTAASAGKAADAASAPSAGTAADAVSALSAGTAASTATAARPAPSAGTAAAAASAGTAADAASAPSAGTAAAAASAPSAGTAASAGNAADAASAPSAGTAASTATAARPAVGQEPLHRWKVKMHVHNFKKVTSIYDVIRTT, from the exons atgccgcctcagccccttcagccggcaccgcagccgccgccgcctcggccccatcagccggaacagccgcctcagccggtaacgccgccgatgccgcctcagccccttcagccggcaccgcagcctctaccgccaccgccgcccgcccaggcccctcagccggcaccgcagccgccgccgcctcggacccctcagccggcaccgcagccgccgaacctccagccccctcacccggcaccgcaggcgccaccgcttcagccggtaccggcgccgatgccgcctcagcaggcacggccgccgcctccgtctcagccccttcagccggcaccgcagcctctaccgccaccgccgcccgcccagccccctcagctggcaccgcagccgccgccgcttcagccgggaccgccgccgatgccgcctcagccccctcagccggcactgcagccgccgccgcctcggccccctcagccggaacagccgcctcagcaggtaacgccgccgatgccgcctcagccccttcagccggcaccgcagcctctaccgccaccgccgcccgcccagccccctcagccggcaccgcagccgccgccgcctcggacccctcagcctgcaccgcagccgccgaacctccagccccctcacccggcaccgcagccgccaccgcttcagccggtaccggcgccgatgccgcctcagcaggcacggccgccgacgccgtttcagccccttcagccggcatcgcagccgccgcccgcccagccccctcagccggcaccgcagccgccgaccccccagccccctcagccggaacagccgcctcagccggtaacgccggcgatgccgcctcagccccttcagccggcaccgcagccgccgccgcctcggccccttcagacggcaccgcagcctctaccggcaccgccgcccgcccagcacCCTCAGCTGACACCGAAGCCGctgccgcttcagccggtaccggcgccgatgccgcctcagcaggcacggccgccgacgccgtctcagccccttcagccggcatcgcagcctcaaccgccatcgacgccctcccagccccctcagccggcaccgcaaccgccgccgcttcaaccccttcagccggcactgcagctgccgccgcctcagccccttcagccggcaccgcagccgccgccgcctcggccccctcagccggaacagccgcctcagccggtaaggccgccgatgccgcctcagccccttcagccggcaccgccgccgacgccgtctcagccctttcagccggcaccgcagcctctaccgccaccgccgcccgcccagccccctcagctggcaccgcagccgccgccgcttcagccgggaccgccgccgatgccgcctcagcaggcacggccgccgacgccgtttcagccccttcagccggcatcgcagccgccgcccgcccagccccctcagccggcaccgcagccgccgaccccccagccccctcagccggaacagccgcctcagccggtaacgccggcgatgccgcctcagccccttcagccggcaccgcagccgccgccgcctcggccccttcagacggcaccgcagcctctaccggcaccgccgcccgcccagcacCCTCAGCTGACACCGAAGCCGctgccgcttcagccggtaccggcgccgatgccgcctcagcaggcacggccgccgatgccgcctcagccccttcagccggcaccgcagcctctaccgccaccgccgcccgcccagccccctcagccggcaccgcagccgccgaacctccagccccctcaccaggcaccgcagccgccgccgcttcagccgggaccgccgccgatgccgcctcagccccctcagccggcactgcagccgccgccgcctcggccccctcagccggaacagccgcctcagcaggtaacgccgccgatgccgcctcagccccttcagccggcaccgcagccgccgccgcctcggccccatcagccggaacagccgcctcagccggtaacgccgccgatgccgcctcagccccttcagccggcaccgcagcctctaccgccaccgccgcccgcccaggcccctcagccggcaccgcagccgccgccgcctcggacccctcagccggcaccgcagccgccgaacctccagccccctcacccggcaccgcaggcgccaccgcttcagccggtaccggcgccgatgccgcctcagcagccACGGCCGCCGCctccgtctcagccccttcagccggcaccgcagcctctaccgccaccgccgcccgcccagccccctcagctggcaccgcagccgccgccgcttcagccgggaccgccgccgatgccgcctcagccccctcagccggcactgcagccgccgccgcctcggccccctcagccggaacagccgcctcagcaggtaacgccgccgatgccgcctcagccccttcagccggcaccgcagcctctaccgccaccgccgcccgcccagccccctcagccggcaccgcagccgccgaacctccagccccctcaccaggcaccgcagccgccgccgcttcagccggtacccgccgccgatgccgcctcagccccctcagccggcactgaagccgccgccgcctcggccccctcagccggcatcgcagcctcaaccgccaccgccgcccgcccagccccctcagccggcaccgcagctgccgccgcctcggacccctcagcctgcaccgcagccgccgaacctccagccccctcacccggcaccgcagccgccaccgcttcagccggtaccggcgccgatgccgcctcagcaggcacggccgccgacgccgtttcagccccttcagccggcatcgcagccgccgcccgcccagccccttcagccggcaccgcagccgccgccgcctcggccccttcagacggcaccgcagcctctaccggcaccgccgcccgcccagcacCCTCAGCTGACACCGAAGCCGctgccgcttcagccggtaccggcgccgatgccgcctcagcaggcacggccgccgacgccgtctcagccccttcagccggcatcgcagcctcaaccgccatcgacgccctcccagccccctcagccggcaccgcaaccgccgccgcttcaaccccttcagccggcactgcagctgccgccgcctcagccccttcagccggcaccgcagccgccgccgcctcggccccctcagccggaacagccgcctcagccggtaaggccgccgatgccgcctcagccccttcagccggcaccgccgccgacgccgtctcagccctttcagccggcaccgcagcctctaccgccaccgccgcccgcccagccccctcagctggcaccgcagccgccgccgcttcagccgggaccgccgccgatgccgcctcagcaggcacggccgccgacgccgtttcagccccttcagccggcatcgcagccgccgcccgcccagccccctcagccggcaccgcagccgccgaccccccagccccctcagccggaacagccgcctcagccggtaacgccggcgatgccgcctcagccccttcagccggcaccgcagccgccgccgcctcggccccttcagacggcaccgcagcctctaccggcaccgccgcccgcccagcacCCTCAGCTGACACCGAAGCCGctgccgcttcagccggtaccggcgccgatgccgcctcagcaggcacggccgccgacgccgtctcagccccttcagccggcatcgcagcctcaaccgccatcgacgccctcccagccccctcagccggcaccgcaaccgccgccgcttcaaccccttcagccggcactgcagctgccgccgcctcagccccttcagccggcaccgcagccgccgccgcctcggccccctcagccggaacagccgcctcagccggtaaggccgccgatgccgcctcagccccttcagccggcaccgccgccgacgccgtctcagccctttcagccggcaccgcagcctctaccgccaccgccgcccgcccagccccctcagctggcaccgcagccgccgccgcttcagccgggaccgccgccgatgccgcctcagccccctcagccggcactgcagccgccgccgcctcggccccctcagccggaacagccgcctcagcaggtaacgccgccgatgccgcctcagccccttcagccggcaccgcagcctctaccgccaccgccgcccgcccagctgtgggtcaggagccgctgcacagatg gaaggttaaaatgcatgttcataacttcaagaaagtcacaagcatttatgatgtaatcagaactacctga